The genomic interval CCATCGACGGCAGGATGTGCCGGAAGATGATCACCGGGGCCGGTACGCCCATGTACTTCGCGGCCTTGACGAATTCACGGTCCTTCAGCGTCAGCGTCATGCTGCGTACCACCCGGCCGGTGATCATCCAGCTGAACGCAGCCAGCAGCACCACGAAGACCAGCCAGGTCGTCCCCTGGAACAGGGGCGAAAGCACCGCGATGATAAGGAAGTTGGGCATCACCAGCAGCAGGTCCACCACCCACATCAGGCCGCGGTCCGTCCAGCCGCCGAAGTAGCCCGCGCTCGCCCCGACGGCCGCTGCCACAACGGTACAGATCACGCCGGTGAGAAGACCGATGACCAGGGACTTCTGCATGCCTCTGGCGGTCAGCGCGAACAGGTCGGAGCCGGTCTGGTCGGTGCCGAACCAGTGGCTGGCCGACGGCGGCTGCTGGAAGGCGTTGAAGTCCAGGTCCGTATAGCTCCACTTGTAGAACAGCGGGGCCACATAGGCCATCAGGAACAGCAGGGCGAGCATCAGCAGTCCAAAGAGCGCTGTGCGGTTGCGCGCGAAGCGGATGGCGGTGAGTCGGGTCCGGCTTCTGCGTCGAGGGGTCGGCTGGGCTGTGACGGCGACGGGTGCTGCGGGTTGTGCGGAAGGAGTCTGGACGGCCATGGGGGCTTTCCTCTGGGCGCGGGATCGGGACGGGCTCGACGGGGGCGAGAGGAGCTCAGCTCACCCGTACGCGCGGATCGAGAGCCGCGTACAGCAGGTCGGACAACAGGCCCGCGATCAGGACGATCACGGCGGTGAACAGGCCGACGGCGGCGGTGGCGTTCACGTCATTGGTGCTGATCGAGTTGATCAGCCACTCGCCCATACCGTGCCAGCCGAAGATCTTCTCGGTGAAGGTGGCGCCGGTGAAGAGAAGGACGACGTTGTAGACGAGAAGCGGCACGACCGGCAGGACCGCGGTGCGCAGACCGTGCTTCATCAGGGCGGCCCGTCGGCTCAGACCCTTGGCGCGGGCCGTGCGCAGGAAGTCGCTGCCCAGCACGTCGAGCATTGAACTGCGCTGGTAGCGGCTGTACAGAGCTATCTGGATGATGATCAGAGTCAGGCTGGGCAGCAGCAGATGCTGAAGCCGGCTCAGGAGGATATCGCCCGTGCCGCTCAACCCGGGGTCGTACTCCCCGGTGTACTCGATGACCTTGTGTCCCGCCGCGTCGTTGAGGTCGATGGCCCAGAGCTTCAGCGTTACAGCGATCACGAAGACCGGCATGGCGAGCACGCCGAATGACGCCAGGGTCGAGATTCGGTCCGATGCCCGGTATTGCCTGATGGCTCCCCACGCGCCGACCATGACTCCGCCCACGGAGCCCAGCAGCGTCGAGATGAGCAGCAGTCGGGTGCTCACGCCGACCCGGCGGCCGAACTCGTCATTGACCTGACCGCCGGTGACGGTACGCCCGAGATCGCCGTGCGCCACGCCGTTCGCCCAGTGGCCGAAGCGGACCAGGAGGGGCTTGTCGGGGTTGAGGTTGTAGTCGTTGAGCGTGGACGTCACCGAAGCGGCCGAGGGCTTCGGGTTGCGGCCCTCGAAGTTGGCTCTCGGGTTGAGACTGATCGCCGCGAGGGCGTACGTGAGGGAGGCCGCGATGATGACCAGCGCCAGGTAGTTGACGAAACGGCGCAACATGAAT from Streptomyces sp. CC0208 carries:
- a CDS encoding ABC transporter permease, whose amino-acid sequence is MGRFMLRRFVNYLALVIIAASLTYALAAISLNPRANFEGRNPKPSAASVTSTLNDYNLNPDKPLLVRFGHWANGVAHGDLGRTVTGGQVNDEFGRRVGVSTRLLLISTLLGSVGGVMVGAWGAIRQYRASDRISTLASFGVLAMPVFVIAVTLKLWAIDLNDAAGHKVIEYTGEYDPGLSGTGDILLSRLQHLLLPSLTLIIIQIALYSRYQRSSMLDVLGSDFLRTARAKGLSRRAALMKHGLRTAVLPVVPLLVYNVVLLFTGATFTEKIFGWHGMGEWLINSISTNDVNATAAVGLFTAVIVLIAGLLSDLLYAALDPRVRVS
- a CDS encoding ABC transporter permease — its product is MAVQTPSAQPAAPVAVTAQPTPRRRSRTRLTAIRFARNRTALFGLLMLALLFLMAYVAPLFYKWSYTDLDFNAFQQPPSASHWFGTDQTGSDLFALTARGMQKSLVIGLLTGVICTVVAAAVGASAGYFGGWTDRGLMWVVDLLLVMPNFLIIAVLSPLFQGTTWLVFVVLLAAFSWMITGRVVRSMTLTLKDREFVKAAKYMGVPAPVIIFRHILPSMASMLIIDGTIQVGTAIIGETSLSYFGFGVQAPDVSLGTVIATGTPAAPSFPWLFYFPAGCLVLICLSIAFIGDGLRDALDPNSSRAKARKNRKSPEGPTT